The Xiphias gladius isolate SHS-SW01 ecotype Sanya breed wild chromosome 9, ASM1685928v1, whole genome shotgun sequence genome window below encodes:
- the exoc7 gene encoding LOW QUALITY PROTEIN: exocyst complex component 7 (The sequence of the model RefSeq protein was modified relative to this genomic sequence to represent the inferred CDS: inserted 1 base in 1 codon), with amino-acid sequence MGITSRMIPTEDASARKREIEEKLKQEQETLSFIRXNLEKSDQLTKGMVSILSSFESRLMQLENSIIPVHKQTENLQRLQENVDKTLSCMDHVISYYHVAKDTDRIIREGPTGRLNEYLACIAKIQKAVEYFQDNNPDSPELNTVKARFEKGKELLEAEFRSLLTRYSKPVPPILILDAISVDEELEVQEEVVLEHLPEAVLQDIICIAGWLVEYGRNQDFMNVYFQIRSNQLDRSIKGLKDHFRKNSASSGILYSPAIQTKRKDTPTKKAPKRPVYIPGYDHDLRVKLHSDSLTEKHGAATGKDDVLDIEIDSYIHCISAFVKLAQSEYALLTEIIPEHHQKKTFDSLIQEALDNLMLEGDNIVSAARRAIMRHDYSAVLTIFPILRHLKMNKSEFDATLQGTAASTKNKLPTLITSMETIGAKALEEFADSIKNDPDKEYNMPKDGTVHELTSNAILFLQQLLDFHETAGAMLASQETSSSASSYTSDFNKRLLSTYICKVLGNLQLNLLSKSKVYEDSALSAIFLHNNYNYILKSLEKSELIQLVTVTQKKAEISYKELIEQQIQMYQRSWLKVTEHLTDKNMPVLQPGTKLKDKERQVIKDKFKGFNDGLEELCKIQKGWAIPDKEQRDFIRQAQKKVVSDAYRAFLQRCANISFTKNPEKYHKYRPEEVEEMIERLFDTSA; translated from the exons ATGGGAATTACCTCCAGGATGATTCCTACCGAGGATGCGTCCGCCAGGAAGCGGGAGATAGAGGAGAAACTGAAGCAG GAGCAGGAGACGCTGTCATTCATCA AAAACCTGGAGAAGAGCGATCAGCTGACCAAGGGCATG GTCTCCATCCTGTCCTCGTTTGAGAGCCGCCTGATGCAGCTGGAGAACTCCATCATCCCAGTGCACAAACAGACGGAGAACCTGCAGCGGCTGCAGGAGAACGTGGACAAAACCCTGTCCTGCATGGATCACGTCATCAGCTACTATCACGTGGCCAAAGACACCGACAGGATCATCAGGGAGGG ACCGACAGGCAGACTGAATGAGTATCTTGCCTGTATTGCAAAGATTCAGAAAGCTGTGGAATATTTCCAAGACAACAACCCTGACAGCCCCGAACTCAACACAGTG AAAGCGCGTTTTGAGAAGGGTAAAGAGCTGCTGGAGGCTGAGTTCCGCAGCCTGCTGACCCGCTACAGTAAACCTGTTCCCCCCATCCTCATCCTGGACGCCATCAGTGTGGACGAGGAGCTGGAGGTCCAGGAGGAGGTGGTGCTGGAACACCTGCCTGAAGCCGTACTCCAAGACATCATCTGCATCGCCGGCTGGCTGGTGGAATACGGACGCAACCAGG ATTTCATGAACGTCTACTTCCAGATCAGGTCCAACCAGCTGGATCGTTCCATCAAAGGCCTGAAGGATCACTTCCGCAAGAACAGCGCCTCCTCTGGGATCCTCTACTCGCCCGCCATCCAAACCAAACGCAAGGACACGCCCACCAAAAAGGCTCCTAAGAGACCAG TCTACATCCCAG GTTACGATCACGACCTGCGGGTCAAACTACACTCTGACTCCCTGACCGAGAAGCACGGGGCCGCCACAG GAAAGGATGACGTCCTGGACATCGAGATCGACTCCTACATCCACTGCATCAGTGCCTTTGTCAAGCTGGCTCAGAGCGAGTACGCCCTCCTGACAGAAATCATCCCCGAGCACCACCAGAAGAAGACGTTTGACTCCCTCATTCAG GAGGCACTGGACAACCTGATGCTAGAGGGAGACAACATCGTGTCTGCGGCTCGCAGGGCCATAATGCGTCACGACTACTCAGCCGTCCTCACCATCTTCCCCATCCTGAGACACCTGAAAATGAACAAGTCCGAGTTTGACGCGACTCTACAG GGAACGGCAGCGAGCACCAAGAACAAGCTGCCTACACTCATCACATCGATGGAGACTATTGGAGCCAAAGCTCTGGAGGAGTTTGCAGACAGCATCAAG AACGACCCCGATAAAGAGTACAACATGCCCAAAGATGGAACAGTCCACGAACTGACCAGCAAT GCCATCCtgttcctgcagcagctgctggactTCCACGAGACAGCTGGAGCCATGCTGGCCTCCCAAG AGACAAGTTCATCAGCAAGTAGCTACACCTCCGATTTCAACAAAAGGCTCCTCAGCACTTACATAT GTAAGGTGTTGGGAAACTTGCAGCTGAACTTGCTCAGTAAATCCAAAGTGTACGAGGATTCGGCTCTGAGTGCCATTTTCCTAcacaacaactacaactacatCCTGAAGTCCCTGGAGAA GTCCGAGCTGATCCAGCTGGTAACTGTGACCCAGAAGAAAGCTGAGATTTCATACAAGGAGCTGATAGAGCAGCAGATCCAGATGTACCAGCGCAG CTGGCTGAAAGTCACAGAGCACCTGACAGACAAGAACATGCCCGTCCTCCAACCCGGCACCAAG CTGAAAGACAAAGAGCGACAAGTGATTAAAGACAAATTCAAG GGTTTTAATGACGGGTTGGAGGAGTTGTGTAAGATCCAGAAGGGCTGGGCCATCCCTGACAAAGAGCAGCGAGACTTCATCCGTCAGGCTCAGAAGAAAGTGGTGTCGGACGCGTACAGGGCGTTCCTGCAGCG ATGCGCCAACATCTCCTTCACCAAGAACCCCGAGAAGTATCACAAGTATCGACcggaggaagtggaggagatGATCGAGAGGCTGTTCGACACGTCCGCCTGA
- the tvp23b gene encoding Golgi apparatus membrane protein TVP23 homolog B: protein MITEDTNDEDVSLFDAEEDAGKRSKKTNIKHPLASFFHLFFRVSAVLVYLLCEIFSRSFIACMVAIILLLSCDFWTVKNITGRLMVGLRWWNQVDDDGRSHWVFESRKGTGKQQASDSESRIFWLGLIVCPVLWVIFAFSTLFSFKIKWLPVVIMGVVLQGANLYGYVRCKVGGKTSLKNMATNYFGRQFLKQALSKEEES, encoded by the exons GATACCAATGATGAAGACGTGTCTCTGTTTGATGCGGAGGAAGATGCAGGGAAAAGGTCAAAGAAGACAAATATTAA GCATCCGTTGGCGTCCTTCTTCCACCTCTTCTTCAGAGTTAGTGCCGTCCTCGTCTACCTGCTCTGTGAGATTTTCAGCAGGAGTTTCATCGCCTGCATGGTTGCAATCATCCTTCTGCTGTCATGTGACTTCTGGACAGTAAAG AACATCACCGGGAGGTTGATGGTTGGTCTCAGGTGGTGGAACCAGGTGGACGATGATGGTAGAAGCCACTGGGTGTTTGAGTCGAGGAAG GGTACGGGGAAGCAACAGGCGTCAGATTCCGAGTCCCGGATCTTCTGGCTTGGACTGATTGTTTGTCCAGTCCTCTGGGTCATCTTTGCCTTCAGTACCCTCTTTTCTTTCAAGATTAAATGGCTG CCGGTAGTGATCATGGGCGTGGTGTTGCAAGGGGCCAACCTCTACGGATACGTGCGGTGTAAAGTGGGAGGCAAGACCAGCTTAAAGAACATGGCTACCAATTACTTTGGACGACAGTTCCTCAAACAG GCGCTGTCTAAAGAAGAGGAATCGTAG